CTTTGATTTCGATAAATCTGGCGAAGAAATCGACACCCACAGTAGGATCTGAAACCTTGAAAAGAGTTACGTAATTAGTGATTTAGAGTAATAATTAAAGCGCGACGTAGATTAACATATTGTTACTTACTTCGGCGAATTTTCCATCTGTGAAATACTTCAACAGCGAACTTTTGCCTACGGTGCTATCTCCGATAAGAATCAATCGAAATTGATAATCAAAAAATGGCTCGACCATTGTGTTTACCTTTTTCTTGAGAATTTATCACGTTACCATCATCAAACAATACACAATTGGAACGAACTTTTGGTCTTGGTTCGTTGCGAGAATTCCACTACGCAGTACCACCAATCTACACACTTTCAACGGTTAACGAATGAGATTTGAGTtaaatacgtaatttaaaattatctttGTCTATACGCGTATAATAACAAGCAACTGCGTGATAAACCGATAACCTACGACAAGAACGAGAATTCTTCGACGGAATGAGCAAAAACGAATGCTTTCGATTGGAAAACAGTATTCAGTCAATTCACGTGATTAATAATTAGtgaaattcgagtaaaaaacAAGGCGAAACGAAACCAagaatgaattaaaaatgtaacaaaatgaATCAAAACAGCTGCTGGGGGGACGGAATACGTGTACTCAAGGTCATCTTTGTCTGTAACATTTGACGACTCAGGTGAcaggtgaatttttcattagaaaagcGACTCTCTTGAGCGAGTTAACGATGAATTTACGCTGCTTTACACTCCAACAAACCGAGAAATTGTATGATTTCTATTTGACCCGAATTCCTGTTAGATTCTTTTCGTTATTTATTTACAAAGAATTTATTGTAAACAATAAAGGGTTAATTTTCATTATCAAATTAAACGGTAGCAATGTTGACTTGGGAAAAGATTAGGAATTTGCTGGGAAAACTATTTACTTGGAGTTTATATCGCTTGGTTTTGATATTAATAACTATTGATGCTTTTAAAAGCATCAAAAGtgtctgaaaaaatttattattgctGAAAAAGCTCTGtaataaaagtttaaagttcGAAATAAATTCGgaatcgaattaattttcaagtgactttttttgtattatttgatGGCtacattgattttcaaaatggccgaatttcgaggaagaaaaaaattaaaaaatttgttttcgtcatttttttgtgtaaaatctcgtagttttgcaaaattcaagattatttcttcaaaatgttgacaaatttgatagagtatttaaaattttgacgaagcactcagtttttcatgaaaaaattccaataataaacttgaataaaaattaaataaaaaaataaaaaattcaatctcgtATCCGGGTCTTGTTGTTCGAATCCGAAAAACAGtgataaaaataattgaccCCTTCCTTCCCTTCTACTCCCACGTTCTAATTTTACAAAAGGTGATTAAAATAAAACCGAAGTAATTTAATTCGAATTGATTTAAATATCGTCAAATAATTCTCATTAAATAACTCAACTACCATTAAAATCTGTTTGATTTCCACCAGTCCAACTGTATCTCCAAAATCACAGGTAATCACAttgaaattccttcaaaaaagaTGACCATCATCACCATCTGTTCTCTCCTCACTCATAATTTGTACCTAAATTCGCAGGCTTTCGTCGAATAATTCGCAGTAAAAATGGCTGCACCACCGGTCGACAACGCGGTAACGAATATAATCCAGCAACAAGTCTTAAAAGCGGCTCAAATTATCGAAGAACGACTAGACGAAGAAATCAAGCAGTTGGACGATCTGAAATGCGACGATATCGAAAAGCTACGTGAAAGACGTCTCTTACAGTTGAAAAAAGAAGCTAAAAAGCGACAAGAATTCTTAGCCAAGGTTAGTTAATCGAATACCGTTGAGAAAATGCGAATTTATTTGATCTAACGTCGTAGATGAATTACAGGGGCACGGCGAATACGACGAATTAGGAGAAGAGAAACAATTCTTCGACGTTATTAAGAAATCGTCGAACGTTGTGAttcatttttatagaaattgtaCTCCTCGTTGCAAAATAGTCGATCATCATTTAAAAGCGTTGGCTAAACGACACGTCGAGACGAGATTCTGTAAAGTATTGGCCGATAGATGCATGTTTTTGGCAGGTAAATTAATTAATACGTCATTTGACCTCTTCCTTTAACTGTTCGTGATGTTAAAATGATACGTGTGTGTTGCAGAGCATTTGAAAATACGCGTCATTCCAACAATAGCGTTGATCAAAGATAGTATTGCCAAAGATTACATCGTTGGGTTTACAGAATTGGGAAATTGCGACGATTTCTCTACCGATATTTTAGAATGGCGTATTGCCAGATGCGGTGTTATCGATTACGATGGTGATTTATCACATCCTCCTGACAAAAAGAAGAACACAGCGTCCAAAAGTGCTAGTATACATCATAAGAATCCGGCTCATTGGAATGATACTGGATCTGACTTGGATGACGATTAAGTATCGGTTAATTGCTATTGaaatattgttttgtttttcgtttttttttttttttttacaaattgatcgCACCGTAATATTTATTAACTTCGAAATAACCTTGAATAAATTTCTGTTGCATGTCaccattccaaaaaatttcatgataattCGTGTTACTAATTAGCGtaatttttaccctttttttatttattttttgtacacggtaaattattttataaaatacaaaattattaaaaattgcggatgttattttttgtatttcgaTTCGAGCACTACTACGTCGTCTTCTTCGCTATCGCCGCTCAAATCTGTGAAGTAAAAAGTATTGGTAgagatgtgtatttttttaaaactaaggTCGAGAATTTTGCAAACGTACTTATTTCTGCGATACTTTCTGATGGTTTGATTTCCCTGATTATTtcgacatcgtcgtcgtctcCATCCTCACTGGaatcttcatcttcatcatcatcatcgtcatcgtcatcttcGCTCTCTTCATCATCGtcctcttcctcttcctcttctACACTCGCTTCAGAATCAGCTTCTTCTTTCTGATAAAGTAATaaacgaaatttgaaattgatacGAAACAGATTAGATTAGTGACGTTGTGTGTTTATTTACCTTTACAAGTTCAGCCGTTCTACTTCCAATATTCATAATAACATATTCAGCATCACGAGTGCCTTCGACCTCTGATTCATCGTCACTTTCGGCGCTATCGAGTTCCATTTCCATTTTAATATCTCGTGTTTCGGGCATTTCATGAGGCTCTGCTTTAACGGTATCTGGTTTTAgaggtattttcaaattttcttgaatCGTCGAAAGTATATGATCCAAGTTGAGAGATTCCGTTAACCCTGATACAGATTTCTGCTCAGATCTGCGATAAACATGGGAATTGGATTGAGTTAGTAAACGAAACGATGCAGGATTATGATACTCTGAACGAACCTTTTCTTTAGATCATCGGCTAAAgcatctttgatttttttaaccaaCCAAATAGCTACATCGGAGGCTTCTCTGGAACATTTAATGACTACATCGCAGGAGGGTAATGGAGCGCCTTCGAAATGCATACCACAGAATTCTCGATAACTGTTGACGCTGAGTAGAAGTAATGAATCGGCTACTCGTTCCTCCAAATAAGTTGGATCGCTTAGAATATATTTGctttaaaagaaatgaaattaattagtGTCTGAAGTCATCAGTCAGTTGAGATCTAATGCTCGAAAATCGCACTACTCTTACCCATTATTAAACAAAGCGTACGATACGATAACAGGATAATGATGTAAATTAATAGGTATGGGAGCTTTCTCCGAATGCGAATGAACAATGACTTTTTCTCCAGTCGAAGTAACGTCCGGATGTCTAAAATGTGCCAGGGAGGCTAAAGCAGCTATAGAACAACATCCGGCCAAGTTACCTTCGTAATTCATTACATTTAAATCAATTCTAATATTCCAAGCCTGAAAGAAACATTCTCAGTGAATAATTATTCGTCACCCtgaaattaaaatcacgtcGCATTTACTTTTTCTTCAGCTACGATACATAGAGCTTCGAGATCAACGCATTTCGATTCTTTTAAGCATTTCTCTAGAAGTCTATTCACTTGGACACTGATATCGGATTGACGACCTTGTTCGTAGTGTAAAGCTGCCATACTCATTTCTACGGTCACATGAAGCAATCCTTCGTTCGGTTTGGATGCTTTGGGTTGTTGAATATCGCAAGATACTTGAGCCAGGACCCTGTAAAGTATGCATTTGAGATACGTTCGACTTTGGTGTGATAATTACGATGATAATAGGTTACCTTGTTTCGCCAATGGTAACCAGACAATTTCCCCATTCTCGACCGTAATGGATCGAGATGTCTCTGTAATCTTTGAAGTCTCGACCATCTaatctctgaaaaaatacaattatcaGAATATTTATAACGATGTGCCGGTATCGATAGTATTACTGAT
This region of Planococcus citri chromosome 5, ihPlaCitr1.1, whole genome shotgun sequence genomic DNA includes:
- the LOC135847078 gene encoding uncharacterized protein LOC135847078; translated protein: MAAPPVDNAVTNIIQQQVLKAAQIIEERLDEEIKQLDDLKCDDIEKLRERRLLQLKKEAKKRQEFLAKGHGEYDELGEEKQFFDVIKKSSNVVIHFYRNCTPRCKIVDHHLKALAKRHVETRFCKVLADRCMFLAEHLKIRVIPTIALIKDSIAKDYIVGFTELGNCDDFSTDILEWRIARCGVIDYDGDLSHPPDKKKNTASKSASIHHKNPAHWNDTGSDLDDD
- the LOC135847073 gene encoding uncharacterized protein LOC135847073, which produces MKETILSTCEKTFLVNALDENLRLDGRDFKDYRDISIHYGREWGNCLVTIGETRVLAQVSCDIQQPKASKPNEGLLHVTVEMSMAALHYEQGRQSDISVQVNRLLEKCLKESKCVDLEALCIVAEEKAWNIRIDLNVMNYEGNLAGCCSIAALASLAHFRHPDVTSTGEKVIVHSHSEKAPIPINLHHYPVIVSYALFNNGKYILSDPTYLEERVADSLLLLSVNSYREFCGMHFEGAPLPSCDVVIKCSREASDVAIWLVKKIKDALADDLKKRSEQKSVSGLTESLNLDHILSTIQENLKIPLKPDTVKAEPHEMPETRDIKMEMELDSAESDDESEVEGTRDAEYVIMNIGSRTAELVKKEEADSEASVEEEEEEDDDEESEDDDDDDDDEDEDSSEDGDDDDVEIIREIKPSESIAEINLSGDSEEDDVVVLESKYKK